The Vespula vulgaris chromosome 10, iyVesVulg1.1, whole genome shotgun sequence nucleotide sequence ACTATCTTGTACTTATCTTCGTTATTATCTCTTATTGAACTATcttgaaatctttctttcgatctatATCTTATAAGAGTCATTTTAATATTGTCacgatattatcttttataattctttttgtttattgatCGTATGAGtctttataaatagatatagaaaCGAACACTCATCGGTTTGGAACTCTTTTAAAGAGTTTTgctagagaaaagaaaagaagaagataggatGCAGTCTTAATTTATATGCTCGCTTCGAAGGGAGAAccggtcgtcgtcgtcgtcgttgtcgtcgtcgtttcgtcATCCCGATTATCCTGTAGCCAGCGTTCTCTCGGACGTTACTCCGCTCGAGTTCTATGTATTTCCTAGCTAGAAAAGCAAAGCTCTCCGTTACGCTTCGTCAGTACTTTATCAAAACTCACCTTTTGATATTTCCGTGTTCGAGCGAATCCACCCCGACagtgtatctctttctttctttttatcgcttTTCTTCGCcacaccctctctcttttttttctcatacgtATGCTCGTTATCGCGACTATTCGCGACCGGTTGCGAGCGaatggacgaacgaacgaacgaacgaacgaacgaacgaacgaacgaacgaacgaacgaatgaacgagtaagccaacgagcgaacgaacaaGATTTGCGGAAACTCGTTTGAGCGTTTTCAACGTGCCGACTTCGGGTTAATTATTTCCTCTTATGCACTTTGTACCGTTATCGTATATTGCATCGATGGTGGTATCGTTGAGTATGTTCACGAGTAGTCGAATGACATAATCGCGTGTCGGACATTACAAATATTACTATttagtatatgtatttaataatctGTTCGACCAAATAGTTTAATGATtagattattattgatttctttttgttcgtgaatttagttaaattttaattatccatactcgataatttattcttgttttcttcgCGTGTTAAACGTTTGTTAATTCTATCGaatgtatgtaatatgtataagCATAGGTATATTCCTAATCGGTATGCACCAGTCTCTCCGtatacacgtgcatacatacgtgcaaGTCAATGACATCGTGTGCCTTTCACCGACTGGTCCGTGTTCTGTGTGTGTTCGCGTTGCGTGTGTGTGGCAACCGTGAGGAGGATAAGTTCAACGGATGggcctcttcctcttttactctcctcctttccctctatctcactctcctcctcgtttcccttctttttcttccttcttcactccatttctttctcatcgtaGGTAGAACGTTCGTTTTGTGGAGAGACTGACCTTCGACGCTTCCTCGCGTATATGAAAGATCAGAAATAATATGACTTATGTCGCGTTCTAAACATTGATCATATTTCTGATCATAGTTAACTAGCCATACATCATTTTCTTTGTGATAGTAAAGCTACATCTTCTAaaaatatctcttcttttattatcttcaatAAAACGGTGTTTCAATAAAACCTCTACGAAAAAAACAACATTAGCCTCTTTAACAGAAGGAACCTAAGATTATGTTAGTAATTTACTACAGGAAGTGATCAACCTAGAAAACGAATTACAAAACGTTATTAATGTTggtgattaaataattaatcggaTTGCTATGATATGTCTTACGTTACCAGCTTCGTAAGCGTTATGATGGATCAACttagaaatcaatttttatcattcgtaTGCTCGTTAAAGTGTACACGCATGTGtctagtttatttttatattccatgTTACGTCTAATGATCTCTTTTATTCCCGCCACTTTTAATACTTCCTGTTTTCCAATGAAACGTAGCCgacgtaaattaattaattttatttattcacttaGTAAATGATCgtgaatttttcttattctattttttgttttattgctTTTCTTTAGGAATCCTAAAATTTTCCTCAAAAACTGTCAACTATgctagaattttttttttgcttcttcgtTCGAACTAAATAATAGTCGTaatagaaagaggagaaaaagagacagattTTCTACCTAAGATCGACAATAGATTGCATCCAACGAAAACGACAAGGGTCTACTCGCATCTTCCTTAGCCAAAGAACTTTTCAGATACAATTTGAAAACTTTTCTACTCTATGTTGAAATTCCAAAGAGATCGTGATAAGTTCCAAACCTATTAAGCCGTGCTCGTAGCAGGTATATATTCTTCAAGGgatcgtattatttaaattttcaaagaagaacGTTCACCCACAGGTGTTCTCGATTCCAATTCTCGTTGAATTGAATTTGACACTTACACATACATTTACGGAGTAAGAGTTAAAACAGAAGGTTTTAATTTCCTCGCGTGCATACACTTTGcctcttttaattaatactttaattaatttggtTTTCGTTTCCCCATCATTGTTTCTGATGATATAAGTTCGTGTTTGATCGATAGTCGAATATTATGTTCGCTGGTCTTAAAtcaagtattttattattacgcaTTAACAGTGttctaaagaattttttagaaCTTCTATtctaaagaatatttaataacatatatttataaaaataagaaaaattatccaGTGTGAACCAAAAGTTTCTGgatgattttaaaaagcagttatttttttctcgagacTTTTTAGGCTATTCTTTTACAAGGTAGGTTTGTAGtcttataatttcaaaaagaaattaatctaaaaaatctcgaaaaaaagagtaattgattttcaaaatcatCTAAAAACTTTTGGCCTATCTAGGAACTATTGATCTATcctgtattttattataattttgttaggTATTTCGAATTATAgtttcaaacaaaaaataatgataaacgtgctcctttatttaaattataaagaacGATTGAGAAAGGCAAAAGCGTCAGAGCGTATTACGTGAAATCGTAAGGTGCAACGAGCCGTGCCAATTAGAGTTACACGCTCGTTTTCCATTTGTAACAATTCTTACGTCTTCTTACATCCGCGAAATGAAGACGATCTAAACATAGAAGaggaaataaatcgattagtAGCCGACGGAGGACAGCAGTCGAGCATCTTTCTTCTAGAGAAAATATCGGTGGTAGCAAGGATGAGTGGAAAGATTAAACGGAAGGTCAGGGCCTACTTGAGAAGGAAATACCATCAGGAGGGAATACTAAATTAAGATTTTCTTGTTTAGaagtttttcttcgttctaacGAATATCGATGATACAACAATCGTGTGGAATAAATTCTGACGTCTTTTtcatgattaatattttaaatctttttaactAGATGGAGATTgattcttctcttatttcaaagaattgtgaatattttatatcttcacAGTAGCACCTATCAACGCTTTGGTTGGTTGCCAAGAAAAGAATTTGTGTGGTCGAtaatcaacaattttattaaactctCATAGTTTTTCAACAACAATGAAATGTAATAACCAATAACATAAATAGTGATGATCGATTGAATTTTGccaattattttacaaatgaaGAAGACTTTTcatcaattatttatcttgGCAAGGATCACTGAAAGATCtcttcactctttctttcctttgcgCAATGATAAGAGTCACCAAATTCATCaaattcattctctctctgtccatctatttgtctctctctctttctctctctctctcgcgcgcgcgcgctacAAATCGTCACGAATCATTTCGGCTTCATCTACTATCGTTGAAGTACAAGTGAACTTTAGAAACGGCATGTTGAACACTCTGACGCTTTTATGTGCTACAACGAAGCATGttggtgaaagaaaaaaaaagaatttctgcGACCGGTTTCGATGGTATGCCACGACCAAAGTGTCATTCATTCCGATTCTAATGAAATAATCTCGTTCTCGCACGAGCCATTCACTTTTTGCCAATGATTTAACAACAATAAGGATAGAAATAATGGAACGATATCAGAGAACGAATAGAGAATCGATTGGTAAATCGTATGAGCACAAACTCGTACGCTTGTTAGAATTGTTCGGAATAATACAGATCACATAGAAATGGACGATACTCTCGTTCgcatatttctatttctacttctatttctcttcttctttcttcttttcatttttttcggTGTCACTTTTCTCAAATGTCATACGTATTTAAGATCTGTTCTTTCTCGAATGTCTCTAGAGTATCCTTTGTCCAGCAGCCACCGAGTTGTACTTTGCTCGCAGTGCATTCTACGAGTTTGCATATCTACCTACTATACTATGCAAACGTCTATCGATTCTTTCCATTTCACGGTTATAACTTTAACACGCTCCGATGCATTCGAATCTCTCCTGGTTTCGAATATACTCATGGCGTTGGTTATCGTTGactttcgtaattattatcCATACTCGTATTCGTTTTGCTTCTCTCATCGTCGTGAACCAAAGAATATTTATCACGCGGACTCGAGTGGAGATAagaaattgttgaaaattaatcgacgTACTTCCGAAGCGTATATTACATCCCACGAAATTCGACTGTAAATTCAATAGTCTATTTTAGAGACACAATGCACACTCTATTAGGAATACGGCCAAATagtttctctattatttcctTCGACAGACTAAAGGATCTTATAGTCGTGATCAATGGCATTTGTGTTCGTTACGAAGAAGTTGTTACGCCGAGACGACATAAATGATACatcatttttaacttttctatcctttttatcCATATTAACAAGAAAATCACTAATATATACTATCACTAATACAAGTTTTTATATCTTACATGACATTATTTTGATTGTTCGTTTCAATAcgttagatatattaaatactgTATAGTACGATCGTAGACAAGAATAGCAGACAAGAAcggaaataaaagtatatacgttgagaataaagaaagacgaaTGAAATCTGGCACGATCGGTATCATCCGGCATATGCCAAGAGGATGTATTCCACGATCGAAGTCTCTTCTTGTGTGGTCCTAAAGTCGATACGACGGTCTGttcacccttcttcttctttcgtcttctttctttcatcaatGATCCATTTAATGAGCGAACACAAAGTCCACGGGCACGcgttgaaaagaagaaaaaagaaaaagaaagaaaaaagaagaaggtattCTTGGGAGTCCCGCGAGTTGAcggtatttaaaaataaacacgTACAGCCTTTGCCATAACCGTACGTTCGAAAGCGTATGGCCGTTGTAGggaatatttatgataaagtTATTCTTGAAACATTGTCGACGGAACGTTTACCGTAAGGACGATGCTCCAAACAGGTAAAAAGGATCGAGCTCGAACGTTCAGACAACGTGGACTCAACGATGATCTCATGACCGTTATGTCGGACTAGCGACGCCCATCTCTCCTCACATTTTCCCtcttacatacataagtaCTATGTACGACCTACCTCCTCTTGCAGCACTCTCATCCCTCGACGAAATGGCCGATCGAAAGATCTTGAAGATCGAATCGACGATCGATTTTGTCTTCAACTTGATGTGCGAACGTGACAGCTGTGCGAactaaacgaaaagaaagaaatccaACACTAATCTCGAATAATACCAAGAATACCAAGCTTTTAACGAATCCTTTTATTAtagaacatatatttttatcattgggTAAAAGGTACAATGAACCTGCATCCGAGCTGATCTgctaattttatatcttcggAAAAAAATCTTATCGTACTTTCAAATATTACTTTGGAAAAATAGATTTTCTCAAAACGATCAAGTGTCTCTCGTGTCTTCGAGTTAATAGCGATGATcaattgaaaatgatttttttttttcgagttaTCGTTTTAGAGATCTTGACATCATGTTTACGATTGGATATAGATTTTGTTTCTACGATTAGATGTACTTAAACGAGTTGTAAATAGTGCACAAACATTAGGCTCGGCTCTCTAGCACGATTTTCGTAACATCGCAGGGATATTTTCGAGTGTGTCGTTCTGGCAACGAGCCCATCGAATGCCTGCTCGCCCTTTACCACGATGGCTGAGTTCCTTCGGCGGAGATTTAACCGTGTCACCTTGACACAAGCCATTAAGTTCGTAGAAGAAAACCTTGAAAACAACGAAACGAGATcgtcctttatttttattcttcattttctgtcctaaaagtaacatttttcattttgatgtTGACTCTCATAGCAATGacgaacatacatatatacctacatataaaTGTTACGAGCAGCTGTACTCGTTTTATCGACTCAACGCGAAAGCGAAgcagaagaggaggaggaggaggaggagaaggtgcGAATCCGGAACGAAAAATGTCgagagaagggaaggagaATCCACGAAGACTCGTTGGATTCTTTTCGAGAGTCATCGAGAATTATCCTATCTTCGAgaggatatattttttaatagagaTCTTGAAAGAGAAAACCTTTCACTCGAAGCGATGAGAACGAAGGAGAAATTCTCGTTAAGAGGCAAGTCTTCGAGATTTCTCGAACGAGTCAAAAGATGAGccttatcctttctttcttctttcttccttccttccttctttttttttcttttttccttttgttttatatGCGTATGAGCGatgtgtttctctctttttgcatGCGTATATTCATATACGTAAGATCGTCTCAAAATAGCCACAACTATTTCTACTCTACTctccattattttttgtattccgTGCCAGAAAGAATGAATTCTCATTACGTTCATTCTCCCGTTGAATTTTGATAAGAAATAGAAGATCGAGTTTATAGaatagaatttaataatagttcaataattttctttttttagggTGGCTTTGCTCGGGTCTACCTGATGACCGACGTCAGTGATGGAAATCAATACGCTTGCAAGATAATCCCGAAAAATCGGATGCAGAAAATCCACATGCAAAAGGTTCGCACACGTCGCCCACCTTTCTTTCATCGTATGCGTCCTCCAAGATTTATGTGCTCCACTTGGGTTCATTCCAAAATGGATTCCTGAAATCAAACGCGACTTATTCGCCTTTCGTTTATCGACGAATCGAGCGGCAAAGTTTCAACCGTAGGATCAACAATGAGTCTTTCGtcaaaatttcatttgcaCGGTATGGGAGAAGCCGAAAACGTAGTAAGAGCtttgtgagaaagagagtcatACTAATAACTTCGTTCGAGCAATGCAACACGTAGCTATTATAAGTAGCATAGTGATCGTTGCTACtgaagaataaagagaatttCTTGACTGGCTTCGACGTTTACCGTTGcttatttcctttcttgtaacgatcgattatttcgcGATAAAAGTTGTTAGAACGAAACAGATCAATCgtttaaaagtttttataaataatcgtcTATCATATTGAAGTATGTAaagttcgattaatttatatactaatGATCGTAATGATAGTTTAAATAAATCCCTTAAAAAGCATGCATGAAAGAAACTTTCTGTTTGCAGATTGCACGCGAGATCATAATCCATAAAGAATTGAATCATGTGAACGTTGTACAGATGCATCATTACTTCGAGGACAACCTAAACGTATATATGCTGTTGGAAGCCTGTCCGCGAAAGGTATGACTCGTATACCCTTACACCTACCTGCTACTTTTCAACGACATAGCATTCTATAGCATTCACGTGAGATTTCCCAAGCATACATTCTGACGATTCCTACCGTCACTTTACCATcagcaaagaaaagaactgGTATCTTTGCAcgagagatgaagagaaagaattcttATAACGGTTAGACAAAGTGACTTGATTAAAACAGATAGTTGTGATCTTTTCCAATTTgatatctatagaaaaaaataataagatacgaatatattaaaaaatagtttttgAAGTATTTAGTAAAAGACAATCGAATCAGACTCGTAGAGTTATCGACAAATATTCGTGGAATTCAGGCCGGCTTCCGATCTAGTCATGGACAAATATGCTGCCGAGGTAGTTTGCACGCGATCCTGCACGTGTTCATTCTTTAGATTATGCTTACTTGAGCTGCGCACTATCTACCTCGAGGTCCATCTTTTCCGTTCGATTGGCAAAGAGAGCGGCACTTACACTCTCCGTAGCCGATCCGTCGACTCGTTTGTACCGTTAGGATGCGACGAAACGACAGCTACAATCTTCTGTGTCtgtcttcgtctctctctctctctctctctctctctctctctctctctctctctctctctctttctctcttactctctctgtTTCATTAAATCTTCATCGTGAAACTTtcacaaaattttcttaatcttttatgaaaataGACATTATAGATCACAACATTAGTCATAAACTATTATTAACTTTCTTCAAATGTTAGCTGATgggtatataaaatgtaatattctgTAATATTCCGTTAGTTGTAAGAAGTTAATTACCTACTCGCAATATTATCTGctttattaaacattaaaaaacgtttctagaaaacaaaacaaaattaagtAGTCGGATAATAGGTAGCAAGAAGAACATAGTCACGAGAGGAAATAGTTATAATGCATTCTAGTGTTTCTTTTAAAAGCGTAAACGtttcttgcttttctttcgGCAGAGCCTAATGCACGTATTGAAGTACCGTGGTAAAGTCACGGAGCCGGAAGCACGGTATTACATGAAACAAATGGTGACCGGTGTGGCGTATATCCACTCGCAGAAGGTCGTCCATCGCGATCTGAAGCCAGGCAACATGTTCCTTTCGGATCGCATGATCGTCAAAATTGGAGACTTTGGCTTGGCGACAAGACCCGATGGTCAACGTAGACGTGTGTAAGAcaacttttactttttgtaaTTCAAACGCGAACTTGGCATTAAAAATTCACTTTGAAATTCGTCAAACGAAACgtattaatttaatcgttgaaagcgaatttcaacgattttaatcgatgaaaaacaaactttgctttctctttctttgatttctttaaaaatatcgaaacacTTCTAGGACCATATGTGGTACACCAAATTATATTGCACCGGAAGTTTTGTATAAACAAGCATACAGCTATGAGGCGGATGTTTGGGCATTGGGTTGCATCCTTTATGCATTGCTAGTCGGGCAGCCACCCTTCGACACGGCGACATTAAAGGAAACCTACGCGAGGAtatgtaaaaatgattatcGCGAGGTCGACGACTCGATAGCAAGTCGGAGCGGTCAGAATCTCATAAACTGGTTGCTACAACCGGATCCAGAGTTGCGACCGTCCTCGGAAAGGGTGAAGGAGCACCCGTATCTCACGAAGGAATACATACCACCTTCTTTACCCCACACTTGTTGCTACCAAATGCCGCACGCAACGATACTCGAACCGGCTTCTTCGTCGCCTTCTTCGGTCTCAACTGCTTCCAGAAATCAGGAACTTGGAAAAGCTCAGGTAAAAACGGCTTAGTAACGATAGTGGAATTATATCATCTTTaggatgagaaaaaagaaaaatggaaagaaaagaatggacTATGTAATATCAACAATTGGAACGTGGTTTTAATTTTGTAGGCTTGGCAAAGCTTAGACCATCCAGATATTTCTCCACGTTCTCAACAACGAGCAACAATGCCAAATACACAGCAACCAGCGCAAAATCAACAATTGCTTGAACGATCTCAAAAGAATATACAAAAAGATTCGAAGGTATCCAATTGGTTGGTACGAAAATTACCAAAATTGCCAAGATTCAAGCAACGACTTAGTAGCGTACTCTGTCCCGATCATAAGAAAACTAGTCTCCTTGCGCAAAGTGTTCAGATGCATCGTGCATTGGAGAGTTGTGTTTCTGAGATGAAACGTAACAATCTGCAACAGAATCCCCCAGGGGTCGAAGATATCGTGCCTCTTTTTGTTACCAAGTGGATAGACTACTCCAACAAATACGGCTTAGGTTTCCAACTCTCAGACAAATCCGTTGGTGTATTGTTCAATGACAACACGAAGATCAGTTATACTCATGACAGGAGGTAAGGTTTGAAAAACCTagacgatctttctttctaatatttttattataaaaaaaatacgtatatatatatttgagtaCATTTGATTACACAGAAGAGTCGAATACATGACGATCGACGACGAAGTGACGAGATATCACAGAGAAAGGGATATACCGGTGCCTTTACAGAAAAAGCTCGAGTTGCTCCATCACTTTACTCAATACATGGACGAATTTTTAACAGAAGGTAAATCCTTATTTCATCTTCCCTTTTCGTTGACAaagttaatgaaatttttaaattttgattaCAATGATACTATCGAAATTTAGGAGGTGAAATCAAGAAATATCGGACAACGGTGAAACAGTCGAAGAACGCGTACGTTCCACGTATGAGACGGTGGCTTAGAACAGACAAGGCGATCGTAATGGAATTAACGGTGCCATTGCTCCAAGTAAACTTTTTCGTTGACCATACGAAAATAATAGTATCTCAGGAAACTGGCAAAGGATATCTCATCACCTACATCGACACCGGTAGACACGTTTCATCTTACTGGTTAAACGATCTTCGTGATTTCGGCTGTACTGCTGATCTCTATGAACGACTTTATTACGTTTGCAAGGTGACTCGAGAATTTGCAGAGTTAGACAACAATACGATCGCCTGACCGAGTCGTGTTCTTCGACGGCGTTCTTCGCAGAACGTGAGCCTCGTGAAAAGAACGAAACTAGGTCGGTTGacctgaaaaagaaaagtcaaaatattttcttttttaaatcaccGAGTTCGAATTTGATTAGATTTTTAGAATCACGAACTCctgaaaaaaatcgatattttccaTTTGTCATAGACTGCATCGGTTAGAAAGAATCGATGAGAAAAGCCTTAATCCTTTTGTTCATCGACATTTGTAcattcgatagaaatttaCGGTCTTAGATAGTTTAGATTTAAGTCATtcgataattgtaatattaggAATGAAACGTgtctttctattattatttagccG carries:
- the LOC127067158 gene encoding serine/threonine-protein kinase PLK1-like; amino-acid sequence: MPALPSTIESRHVNDMTPPPMIASSPSSSTSSSASSSTSSPPAPRMTSPPNVTTPTCYLPESRLISRSIISTRYPEEIEETARSNSGSTGSTGSSKSADARPRQNLSKSSASLRSLVRRKSRRQTGGGTTVIGGSSIIESNNDSRHSRHQGSEDGLHRRRESTGGEEETTMYTSGRSSARRASSVVKGTTVAGVVGGQDNNNIGQDASSSISNVVFVAPTVVSNANRFVRTTSSSLVRATSVPTTPGPSTSNSSSHWNNSSEQETDYVVDPVQGKAYYKGQFLGRGGFARVYLMTDVSDGNQYACKIIPKNRMQKIHMQKIAREIIIHKELNHVNVVQMHHYFEDNLNVYMLLEACPRKSLMHVLKYRGKVTEPEARYYMKQMVTGVAYIHSQKVVHRDLKPGNMFLSDRMIVKIGDFGLATRPDGQRRRVTICGTPNYIAPEVLYKQAYSYEADVWALGCILYALLVGQPPFDTATLKETYARICKNDYREVDDSIASRSGQNLINWLLQPDPELRPSSERVKEHPYLTKEYIPPSLPHTCCYQMPHATILEPASSSPSSVSTASRNQELGKAQAWQSLDHPDISPRSQQRATMPNTQQPAQNQQLLERSQKNIQKDSKVSNWLVRKLPKLPRFKQRLSSVLCPDHKKTSLLAQSVQMHRALESCVSEMKRNNLQQNPPGVEDIVPLFVTKWIDYSNKYGLGFQLSDKSVGVLFNDNTKISYTHDRRRVEYMTIDDEVTRYHRERDIPVPLQKKLELLHHFTQYMDEFLTEGGEIKKYRTTVKQSKNAYVPRMRRWLRTDKAIVMELTVPLLQVNFFVDHTKIIVSQETGKGYLITYIDTGRHVSSYWLNDLRDFGCTADLYERLYYVCKVTREFAELDNNTIA